One Treponema pectinovorum DNA segment encodes these proteins:
- a CDS encoding DNA/RNA non-specific endonuclease: MSQKKNIKILPLLIFALFILFFAYFYIEQNRGQQENKTAQSQGQNNEITQRQNNQQKTEGCLQKENSKKELNSQNGVYLISTKKDLCIPLSSKSKTGDSSADRQIVNHLYYSLCYRESYEQAEWSAYCLDSEMLVKNASRTDDFRTDPLVTTLSATPQDYKASGYDRGHLTPAADFAFSKEAMSETFYMSNMSPQTGSLNRGIWKDLETSVRQWAQKYSRVFVISGPVLDKAPQQYKTIGKNNVAVPEYYYKVLLVPLYEDENDRATKDDSKDVTAIAFIFPNQKCEGEILDYAVTVDEVEKRTGIDFFFELEDNTEDLIESNFDKRWWQ; the protein is encoded by the coding sequence ATGTCACAAAAAAAGAATATAAAGATTCTGCCACTTTTGATATTCGCTTTATTTATTTTGTTTTTTGCATATTTTTACATAGAACAAAATCGTGGGCAACAAGAAAACAAAACCGCACAATCACAAGGTCAAAATAACGAAATAACACAAAGGCAAAATAATCAACAAAAAACAGAAGGCTGTCTGCAAAAAGAGAACAGCAAAAAAGAACTTAACTCGCAAAATGGGGTTTATTTAATATCAACAAAAAAAGATTTGTGTATTCCTTTAAGTTCAAAAAGCAAAACTGGAGATTCCAGCGCAGACCGTCAGATTGTAAATCACCTTTATTATTCGCTTTGCTACAGAGAAAGTTATGAGCAGGCAGAGTGGAGTGCATATTGCCTCGACAGCGAAATGCTCGTAAAAAATGCAAGTCGTACAGATGACTTTAGAACAGACCCTCTCGTTACAACGCTTTCTGCAACGCCACAAGATTATAAAGCTAGCGGCTACGACAGAGGGCATCTTACACCAGCAGCTGATTTTGCATTTAGCAAAGAGGCTATGAGCGAAACATTTTACATGAGCAATATGAGCCCGCAGACAGGAAGCCTAAACCGTGGAATCTGGAAAGACTTAGAAACTTCCGTACGCCAATGGGCGCAAAAGTATTCGAGGGTGTTTGTAATTTCTGGGCCGGTTTTAGACAAAGCTCCACAACAGTACAAAACTATCGGTAAAAACAATGTTGCAGTTCCGGAATATTATTACAAAGTACTCTTAGTACCACTCTACGAAGACGAAAACGACAGGGCTACAAAAGACGATTCAAAAGATGTAACAGCAATAGCGTTCATCTTTCCAAACCAAAAATGCGAAGGAGAGATTTTAGATTATGCCGTTACAGTTGATGAAGTAGAAAAGCGCACTGGCATAGATTTTTTCTTTGAACTGGAAGACAACACAGAAGATTTAATAGAATCAAATTTTGACAAGAGGTGGTGGCAGTAA
- the eda gene encoding bifunctional 4-hydroxy-2-oxoglutarate aldolase/2-dehydro-3-deoxy-phosphogluconate aldolase, with protein MADVYDTFRDIGIIPVVAIDDASKAADLAHALVKGGLPASEVTFRTACAAEAIEAMIKAEPDMLVGAGTVLNVEQAERAVKAGAKFIVSPGYNPDVVDWCIKNNIPTMPGISNPSEITACINKGVTHLKLFPAERKGGYKIIDDFGGPFPQCTFMPTGGVTTENVGEYAKRKNILCMGGTWMVKKPLIDGGKWDEITQICKDAVKAMHNFHIDHMGINAKNEAEAKEIAAQFELFGFASKIGNTSIFASEQVEIMKEKGRGTNGHISMVCNNVERALAYLKPFGFNPVAGTEKWMGKENDSPLKVVYLDKEVGGFAIHLKRA; from the coding sequence ATGGCAGATGTTTATGACACATTCCGTGACATTGGTATTATTCCAGTAGTTGCGATTGACGATGCTTCAAAAGCGGCAGATCTTGCACACGCCCTTGTAAAAGGTGGACTTCCTGCGTCAGAAGTTACTTTCCGCACTGCATGTGCTGCAGAAGCAATCGAAGCAATGATTAAGGCAGAACCAGACATGCTTGTTGGTGCTGGTACAGTTCTTAATGTTGAACAAGCTGAACGCGCTGTAAAAGCTGGAGCAAAATTCATCGTTTCTCCAGGATACAATCCAGACGTTGTTGACTGGTGCATAAAAAATAATATTCCAACAATGCCAGGAATTTCAAATCCTTCAGAAATAACTGCTTGCATTAACAAGGGCGTTACTCACCTTAAATTGTTCCCTGCTGAACGCAAAGGCGGATACAAGATTATCGACGACTTTGGCGGACCTTTTCCTCAGTGTACATTTATGCCAACCGGCGGTGTAACAACAGAAAATGTTGGCGAATATGCAAAACGCAAGAATATTCTGTGCATGGGCGGAACTTGGATGGTTAAAAAGCCTTTGATTGACGGCGGAAAATGGGACGAAATAACACAGATTTGTAAAGATGCTGTAAAGGCTATGCACAACTTCCACATTGACCACATGGGAATCAATGCAAAAAATGAAGCTGAAGCAAAAGAGATTGCAGCTCAGTTTGAACTTTTTGGTTTTGCATCAAAAATCGGCAATACTTCAATCTTCGCTTCTGAACAGGTTGAAATTATGAAAGAAAAAGGTCGCGGAACAAATGGCCACATTTCTATGGTTTGTAACAATGTAGAAAGAGCGCTCGCTTACCTTAAACCTTTTGGATTTAATCCTGTTGCAGGAACTGAAAAATGGATGGGTAAGGAGAACGATTCTCCGTTAAAGGTTGTTTACCTTGATAAAGAAGTTGGCGGCTTTGCTATCCACCTTAAACGTGCTTAA
- the asnA gene encoding aspartate--ammonia ligase: protein MAKVYIPKDYVSILGSKETEHAIVMIKEFFQGQLSSALNLTRVTAPLFVESGKGLNDDLNGIERAVTFPVKDMNDAKMEIVHSLAKWKRVKVTEMKLEAGFGIYTDMNAIRADEELDNIHSLYVDQWDWCQCIKNEDRNVEYLKDVVRKIYDCLKHLEFYIYDRYEAIKPVLPSEITFVYAQDLARQYPDKSPKERENIITKKYGAVFLIGIGGKLDDGSIHDGRAPDYDDWITETGDGHRGLNGDLLVWDSVIDSALELSSMGIRVSAKSLKLQLQERNCMEKEKFEFHKKLLNGQLSQTMGGGIGQSRLCMFFLRKAHIGEIQVSMWQDSMRKECADHGIKLL, encoded by the coding sequence ATGGCAAAAGTGTATATTCCAAAGGATTATGTTTCTATTTTGGGCTCTAAGGAAACTGAACACGCTATCGTTATGATTAAGGAGTTTTTTCAAGGGCAACTTTCTTCTGCCTTGAATCTTACCCGTGTTACTGCTCCACTTTTTGTTGAAAGCGGCAAGGGGTTAAACGACGATTTGAACGGTATTGAAAGAGCGGTAACTTTTCCTGTAAAGGATATGAACGATGCTAAGATGGAAATTGTTCATTCGCTTGCAAAATGGAAAAGAGTTAAGGTTACTGAAATGAAACTTGAAGCGGGTTTTGGAATTTACACCGATATGAACGCTATTCGTGCAGACGAAGAATTGGATAATATTCATTCTCTGTACGTTGACCAATGGGACTGGTGCCAGTGCATTAAAAATGAAGACCGCAATGTTGAATATTTAAAAGATGTTGTAAGGAAAATATACGATTGTTTAAAACATCTTGAGTTTTATATTTACGATCGCTACGAAGCGATAAAACCTGTTTTGCCTAGCGAAATTACCTTTGTTTATGCGCAGGACCTTGCAAGGCAGTATCCAGATAAATCTCCAAAAGAAAGGGAAAACATCATAACTAAAAAGTATGGTGCTGTATTTTTGATTGGCATTGGCGGAAAGTTGGATGATGGTTCTATTCACGATGGACGTGCACCTGACTATGACGATTGGATTACAGAAACTGGAGACGGACATCGTGGTCTTAACGGCGACCTTTTGGTTTGGGATTCTGTAATCGATAGCGCTTTGGAACTTTCTTCCATGGGTATAAGGGTAAGTGCCAAAAGTTTAAAACTTCAACTACAAGAAAGAAATTGCATGGAAAAAGAAAAGTTTGAATTTCATAAAAAACTTTTAAATGGGCAGTTAAGTCAGACTATGGGCGGTGGAATTGGGCAGAGCCGTCTTTGTATGTTCTTTTTACGAAAAGCACATATCGGAGAAATTCAGGTTAGCATGTGGCAGGATTCTATGCGAAAAGAATGTGCTGACCACGGAATAAAACTTTTGTAA